The Thermosynechococcus sp. HN-54 DNA segment CCACGCCAAGGCCTACTACAACCGTGGTCTGACCCATCAGCGGCTCGGCGATGCCGAAGCGGCAATTCTCGATTACACAGAAGCGATTCGCATTAATGAGAACTATGCCAAGGCCTATCATAATCGCGGTGTGGCGCGCTCAACCTTGGGCGATCGCAAGGGGGCGGTAGAAGATCTGCGCACGGCTGCGAAGCTGTTCTTTGAAGAAGGGGACATCAGCAGTTATCAACGGGCACGGGATCTGGCCAAGCGCATCCATGAGGTGGGGAGTATTGAACAGGAGGATAAGGAAGTCCCCTTAGAAATTCTTTTCTCCTAGGAAATGATTGACTGTGCTACTCAATCTGCATTGACAGGGGCGCGATCGCGAATCATTGTGGGAACTGTTTTTTTCGTTGATGGTTGAGGCTCGTTGTTGGCGACGGCGCATGCTGCCCAAACCTCCCGCTACCGGCTGGTCGATCTTGCAGGTCAAGGCCAGTACGGACAGGTCTATCTAGCCGTCAACCGCGAGTCGGGTGAACTCGTGGCAATTAAGGTGCTCAATGAACGGCAATTGCTGACCCGTGGCTTTTTACGGGAGTTGAACTTTCTCCTGACGCTTCAGCATCCCCATGTGGTGGGCTGTCAGGCCATTGACTACATTCGCTTGCCCGCTAGCTCCCAAACCAGTCGCAGTTTGGTGATGGATTATTGTGCAGGGGGTACCCTGCGATCGCTCCTTGATCAAGAACAGGTCTTACCCCTAACCACGGCTTTGCGCATCACGTTGGATATTCTCTCTGCCTTGGCCTATGCCCATCATCGCGGCATTCTCCACTGCGACCTGAAACCAGAAAATATCCTACTGGAGGTGACGACCACGGGCTGGCAGGCAAAGGTGTCGGATTTTGGTGTCGCACGGCTGATTGAGGATGTCAAGGGTAGTGGTCAAACGGGATCCCCTGCCTATATGGCGCCGGAGCGCTTCTATGGTCAAACGATGCCTGCTTCGGATCTCTATGCAGTGGGGATCCTTACGTACGAGATGATCGTGGGCGATCGCCCCTTTCACGGCACGCCAGCAGAACTGATGACGGCACATCTCAGTCGTCCCTATACCCTTCCTGAAGGGCTACCTTTCTTGGTGCGCAGCATCCTCACCAAAGCGTTGGACAAGTTGCCACAGCGGCGGTACAAAAGTGCAGCGGAAATGGCGATGGCGGTGCAGTTGGCGCTAGAAGTCACCGAGGCAGAGCGTTCTGAGCAGTTGCTGTTGTTTTCCAAGTCCCCGGCTGCTGTTTGGTTAGGGGAACCCCAGGGCTATACTTTGCCGATACTGCCCCAACAGGTGGCTAGTGCGACTGCAACCTTCTATGGGATTTTGGGCGATCGCCTCTGGGCTTGGCAAGCGGTCAATTCTCACCCTGAAGTGATGGGTCAATGGCCGCTCCCACCGTTGCCGCTTCAACTTTATGGCGGTGAATCCAGTGCTTGGCTACAGATCAACGTACTACCACCTCAGCTTTGCTGGATCCATGACCAGCTAATCCCCCTAGGATGTCGTCTTCGCTCCACTCTGAACCGATTAGCCATTGACGCCACTGGTTATTGGTGTGCAGAAACCCAGATTGATAGCGCAGCAGCGGAATTACAGCTTCATGTCCAACTGCTCAATGGTCAAGGACAGCGTACTCTCCGCTGTGGATGGCAGGGACGAGCTTTTGTGGATACGCTTCTCCTCAATCGTCGCTATGGCTTGGTCATCAGTCGTTCCCAGCATCCGGAAGCAGAGCAGCCAATTACCCATTTCCAACTGTTTGATCGACGGGGACACTGGCGGCTATACACCCAACTGCCTGCCCACCTGACGTTGTTCACCCCTGCCCATCACCAGCCATGGCAACTAGCGGCCTTTGAAGATCATCCGCAGCAACCCCTGTTGATGCTCCTCCATTTGCGCCCTTGGCGGATTCAACGCTTGGGGCTGCGGTTTCGTCCCCAATTTCTCTGTGCAACGCCTTGGGGCTATGTGGTGGCCGGTCGTCATAGTTTGAATTTAGTGACCCACAGCGGCGAAATTGTCGGGACGGCTGAAAGTGAACAGGAGATTTATGGCCTTGGCTTTACGGGCGATCGCCACCTTTGGCTGATTCGCCAGCATCAGGGCAAGCATATTTTGCAAACCTGGGACATTACCACGTGGGAAATTAACCTAGTCCTCTAGGCCAGCAGCCTATGATAGAAGGCATAGCCGTGGGATGTGACTCATGAAGCAGCCCCAGATTCTCAAAATTACCCGTAAAGCGGCCAGTCTGAAAAAGCAAAAGCAGCAGGCAACGCCAGCAGAGGTGGATGTAACGGCAACACCTGTTTCTGTCGATCCGTTTCTTGAAGGGTCAACGGGCGATCGCGACAGTGCCGAGGGGCGCCAACACTGGTGGAGTGAACGCTGGATTGGTGTGTTAGAGTCCTTTGGCTGGCGACGGCGCTTAGAGCGGGCACGCAATTATGTGCGCGAGGGACGAGTCCTCACCTTAGAATTCAAGGGCAATCAAGTGCATGCCCAAGTTCAAGGGACGGCCCCTGACCCCTATCACGTCAAACTCCATCTCGATGCCTTTAGCGAGGAACAGTGGCAATATGCCATTGACGGCATGGCTCAAAAGGCTTTCTATGCGGCCAAGCTCCTCGCGGGGGAGATGCCCCCCAGTATTGAGGAGGTTTTTACCCAAGCCGGACTCAGTTTATTTCCCTTTACCAAATTTGACATCCACAGCCGCTGCAATTGCCCTGACCCGGTCAATCCCTGTAAGCACATTGGCGCGGTCTATTACTTACTGGGGCAGTACTTTAATGACGATCCCTTTTTACTCTTTCAACTGCGGGGCAAAACCAAAGAGGAAATTCTCCAGCGCCTGCGGCACTATCGAGCAACGGCTACCACCCCCTCTATTGTGCCCACCCCCCCACCCCTCTATGAACCGCCGAAAACCGATGCTCTCTTTTGCCAATATCGCCAGCCCCTACCCCCAGACTTGGTGGTGTTAGTCCCCAGTGGTCAACCCGCTGCGGTGCTATCCGTGTTACCGCCCTTTCCCCATGAGGTTCCCAGTGAAGTGGTGCAGTTAATGGCTACCCTAGAGCAGATGTACAGTAGTGCCAGTCTGGCGGCCTGTCAGTTGGCCATGAGTGAACCCCCAGAGGTTTGAGCGCGATCGGCCAACCGGTCAATAATATTCACTATTTCTGAATTGCTCCAGCCCGTCAGCAGATGGGCAGCAATGGCACACCCTCCCGCACCAACGCCTTCCTTGACAAACCCCTGCTCATAGGCACGCAGGGCAGGATGACGAGATGGGGTGAAATCGAGTTGAGTATAGATGAGCGGACACTGGACACGCTCTGCCAACCGCTGAATTGGAGCTGTCCTATCCGCCAGCAGCCAACGGGTCGTACCCACGACAATCTGCTCTGAACACCAAGGCAACTGCCGCCACTGGGCGATCGCCCGCGCAAAGGCATAGACTGCCATCATTTGTGACCCCCCGGCTAGCAAAACCCCACAGGTTTGACTGGCCCGCAGTGCCATGGCAGCCACAACCACCTGCATGGGATCGCCAATCGCCGCTACACAGGTAAGAGGATCGGCATCCGCAGGCAGATGGGCAAGCCCCTGTTGCACCAGTTGCCACTTTTGGGCATGGTTACTCTGGCGATGGCTACTCCCCACACAATCGCGCGCGACAATCCCCAAGCTTTCACAGAGGGCAAGGGCAGTCGTGGTGCCGGCAACAACACATTCAGCAATGATCAGCCACGGATATTGGCTGCTGAGCTTGGCGCCCCAAGACCATCCCTGTTGCCAAAGATGCGCCACCATTTGCGGTGTCATGGCTTGACCCGTCGTTAGGCAGCGCGCCGGTGCGCCCCCCAAGTCAATCATCTCTGGCAAACGGGGCAGGGGTAAACCCGCATCAAAGACGTAGAGAGGCAACGCCAAGGCCTCAAGGAGGGCACGACTAATTAGAGCAGGGGAAGCACCAGCGGTCAATGGCGGCAGCGGATAGTGGTAGTGGGGTTGAATGCCCCGCAGCAGGAACTCGCCATCGGCTAGGGCTGTGATCCGGCGATCGCTAGGGGTTTGACCCGCCGCCGAGATGCCCGGAATCAACGCTGTTTCAGTAAAACCGAGAACACAGACCAAAGCAGGACGTGGGTGTTCCTGATGAACGCGGCGCAGCCGGCGATCGCCCCACGATCGCGCGATGGATTCACCCGTAGCAATACCAATCATGCTAGCCGACTAACAATTCCCGACCACTGTACCTGCTTCAGGCGTTCCCGGCGATAGGAGAAAAAGAACTCCGCATCGCGAAACGTACAGTGGGGACACAGGGCAATTTGCTCATCCCTTAGCCCCAATTGCAGCAATTGCAAGCGATTGACCCGTGCCACATCCAGCCGCAGCCGCTCAGGGTCAGGATCGAGAAAAACGACTGCTGGATCTAGGGCGGCTAAACGCTCATAAAGCTCCTCACGCTCAGTCGTGTCAGTCACCCCCTCAAGAATGGTCTGCCCCAAGGCACGAGCCACATTTAGCCCCACCTGATACACCTCACCGCGAATGGCAGGTCCCATGGCAATCCGTAAATTGGCAAGATCACTCCCTAGCGCTTGCATCTGCTTCAACGTTGCCTTAGTCACTTCTACTGCTGTCCCCCGCCAGCCGGCATGAATCGCTGCGACCCGTCCACTGGCTCCATCAGCAATGAGTAGCGGCACACAATCGGCACTACACACCCAGAGGGCTTGATCAGGCCCTGTGGCCACAAGGGCATCGGCCTCTAAACGCTCATCACTAGCCAAAACGTCTGCTGCCAAAGCCACGCGATCGCCATGTACCTGTTGTGTCCGCAATGGTGTTGCTGTTGTTCCCAAGGCGGCGGTGAGGGTGTTGAGTTCCTGTCCTTGCCAATCGCGAGTAAAGAAGCCATGGGAAAACCCCTGCAAGAGATTGCAGGTGAGAAAGCGCCCAAGGTCAGTGGTTTGCCAGTGCCACATCACCACAGATCTGCAATTACGTTGATCACCAAGCCGACAATGACACTGTAGAAGAAGAAGGAAACCATTGGGTGAAACAACACCAATCGGCGAATGCGACGCTGTAGGAGTAGCGAGCATATTGCAGCGCAAAACTGGTGTGGGTCAAAAACCAAGCTGCTAAAACTGCCCAAGTGGCCAAGCCCACATCCAAGGAGAGTTGAGGATTGTTGGGGGTTTTGCCATAGGCCAAGATCAAGGCAGTGGCAATCATACTAGCAATGGCTGTTAAGACAACAATCACCAGAATTGTTAGTGCGTTTGGTTCCCCCACGCGCGATCGCCCCTCAGTAGCGAGGCTATTGGCACTAACCATCATCTGCAACAGCAAGACTAGATAGGTGCTAACCCCCACATCCCACCCCAACATCCATCGCTGTCCCACACTGAGCCAATCAACCGTGACCCCAAGGGCGACCACACCTGCAAGAACTGCTAAGAAAATGCGCATCCCCAGCCGCATTTGACTGATCCATTGGCTGAGGCGGTTCATCAGGAAGAGAGTCCTCAAGGGGGTTTAAGCAGCAGGGGGCAGGTCAAAGAGAACAGTGGTCATGTAGCGTTCTGCCCAAGCAGCACCAAAGGCTTTTTCCAGCACACGGCGGGTTTTATCGTTTTGCTGTTGCTGGTGGCAATACTGCCGTTGTCCGGCAATGACGGCTTCGGGCTGATCCGTGGGCAAGGCCTGCTGGCTGAGTTGACAGTGGAGCGTGAGGTATTCACCAATGCAATCTAGAAATTGCTGTTCTTCAGTTTCTCCCTGCGGCCGAATAAAAATGCAAAAGGGCGAGAAGATATGTCCCCAAGGGGGCAGCTCACGGGGTTGACTAAAGGTGACTTTCGGCAAAGCATTTAAGGCCGATGTATAAGCAGCGGGCAACTGACCCGTCACAGGAGAGAGATCCACAATTGCGGCACTAATTTGCCCCCGGCCACCCACGAGGTCACAGCCAAACATGGGCAGGTCATAGCGCGGCTCTGGAAACATGACACAGTGCAAAATATCAAGGCTCTCCCCCACTCGTGCCAGTTCAAGGTGAAGTTTGCGAAAGGGCGGCGCTTGGTAGCAGTGGTTCTCAATCGTTAGCCGCTCCCCTTCTAGCTTGCCCTCGACATAACCGAGATCCTCAGGCAGGGTGTAGGGTGCCAAGGGAAGGAAGGCCTGCCAAATCTCTTCAATGTGATCGGCAAGCCGCTGAATCAGGGGATGTTGGTGTTGACGAACAGACATAAGCTTGATCGTACCCCAACTCTGTGCTGCTTGCGAGGGAGCGATCGCCCCCGCTAAACTAACCAAGAGTCTAACAGCCGAGGAATCATGCAAACTCAACTTGCCGCTGCCATTGATCCAAAGCAACTCCAACAGGCGATTCGCGCCAGCCAAGACTTTCTCTTTTCACAGCAATATGCCGAGGGCTACTGGTGGGCGGAGTTGGAGTCCAATGTGACCATGACCGCAGAGGTAATTCTCCTGCACAAAATCTGGGGCACCGAACAGCGTCTACCCTTGGCCAAAGCAGAACAGTATTTGCGCAACCATCAACGGGATCACGGCGGTTGGGAGCTGTTTTATGGCGATGGTGGCGATCTCAGCACCAGTGTTGAGGCTTACATGGGACTGCGACTGTTGGGTGTGCCCGCCGATGATCCTGCCTTGATGCAAGCACGGCAATTTATCCTTGCCCGCGGCGGCATCAGCAAAACCCGTATTTTCACAAAACTGCACCTCGCCCTCATTGGCTGCTATGACTGGCGGGGGATTCCCTCTCTGCCCCCTTGGATCATGCTCCTGCCAGAGGGTAGCCCCTTCACCATCTATGAAATGTCCAGTTGGGCACGCAGCAGCACCGTGCCGCTGTTGATTGTCATGGATCGCAAGCCCGTTTATGCGATGGATCCGCCCATCACCCTCGATGAATTGTATGCTGAGGGACGAGCCAATGTGGTTTGGGAACTGCCCCGCCAAGGGGACTGGAGCGATGTCTTTATTGGCCTAGACCAGGTATTCAAGTTCCTTGAAGCCTTTAACATTAATCCTTTGAGGGAACAGGGGCTAAAGGCTGCGGAAGAATGGGTACTAGAGCGTCAAGAGGCCAGTGGCGACTGGGGCGGTATTATTCCAGCGATGCTCAACTCCCTGTTGGCCTTGCGTGTCCTTGACTATGCCGTGGATGACCCCATTGTGCAGCGGGGGATGGCAGCAGTGGATCGCTTTGCCATTGAGACGGAGACGGAGTATCGCGTGCAGCCCTGTGTCTCCCCGGTTTGGGATACCGCCTTGGTGATGCGCGCCATGGTGGATTCCGGCATTGCTTCCGATCATCCCGCCCTGGTCAAAGCTGGTGAATGGCTGCTTTCCAAGCAAATCCTTGACTATGGGGACTGGCACGTTAAAAACAAAAAGGGTCAGCCGGGGGGATGGGCCTTTGAATTTGAGAATCGCTTCTACCCCGATGTGGACGATACAGCGGTGGTGGTGATGGCGCTCCATGCGGTCAGGCTACCCGATGAAAACTTGAAACGGCGTGCCATTGAACGCGCGGTGGCTTGGATTGCCTCAATGCAGTGCCGGCCGGGGGGATGGGCAGCCTTTGATGTGGACAATGACCAAGATTGGCTGAATGCCATTCCCTACGGCGATCTCAAGGCAATGATTGACCCCAATACTGCCGATGTCACGGCACGGGTGCTGGAGATGGTGGGTCGCTGTCAGCTTCCCTTTGACAGTGGTGCCCTCGATCGCGCCCTTGCTTACTTGCGCAATGAGCAGGAGCCGGAAGGCTGTTGGTTTGGCCGCTGGGGCGTAAACTACATCTATGGCACGAGTGGGGTTTTGGCTGCCCTTTCCCTTGTTGCCCCTCGCTACGATCGCTGGCGGATTCGCCGTGCCGCGGACTGGTTAGTGCAGTGTCAAAATGCCGATGGCGGCTGGGGAGAAACCTGCTGGAGCTACAATGATCCTTCCCTCAAGGGCAAGGGGGATAGCACTGCTTCCCAAACTGCGTGGGCGCTGATTGGCCTTTTGGCAGCGGGTGATGCCACAGGAGACTACGCCACAGAAGCCATTGAAAAAGGGGTGGCCTACCTTCTTCAGACCCAACGCCCCGATGGTACATGGCACGAGGATTACTTCACGGGCACAGGCTTTCCTTGCCACTTTTACCTGAAGTACCACTACTATCAGCAGCACTTTCCGCTGACGGCGTTGGGACGCTATGCCCGCTGGCGCCAGCTTTTGGCCAATTAGACTGGATTAGAACGAGCGCAGTCGTTGCTGATAGGCCAAGGTATCGGTGCCACAGAAGGGCTGGGGAGCGACCACGCACTCATTGCTGAAGCCAGAGCGAATTAAATTTTCGGCAATTAACTGGCGATCGCGAGGTGCAGGGTGGGTACTCAAAATGGTCGGCGGTGCCCCTCCCCCCCGTTGCAATTTCTGAAGAAATGTCACCATCGCCCGTGGATCATAGTTGCTGCGAGCCAATAGCCCCAGCCCATAGCGATCGGCTTCTAGTTCCTGCTCACGACTGCGGGGGCGCCGAAAGGCGAGTTCCATGGCCATTTGTAGCCCGCGATCGCGATCCAAGCCCGCCGCCGTCATTAAGCCTTGGGCGATCGCCATTTGTTGCAGTTGGCGAATCACATGGCGCTGATCAATATGGCCAATTTCATGGGCAATGACACTCGCCAGTTCCGCCTCATTCTCTGCCTTGAGCATCAGGCCAGTGGTGACATAGACAAAGCCGCCCATCGTCGCGTAGGCATTCACTTGGCGGTCTTGAATAATGTGAAAGTGATAGGGCAAGCCTCGACGTTCGCCGACACTGACCAAGCGCTCACCAATGCTATTCACATAGTTCTGAGCTGCGGGATTACGAACAAGGCGCATTCCTTGCCGCAGCATTTGCTCATGGATCTGTTGCCCCAAGGCCACCTCTTGGCGGGGCGAGATATTGGACAGTTGAATGACCTGAATCCCTTGCAACAGCAATCGCTGCCAGAGATTTTGTGCCTGCACGGCAACAGGATGCAGGGCGATCGCCACCCCACAGACCAAGCTGGCAAAGAGGAGGAACCAACGTTGTTTTTTCACGGCTGCTGTTTCGCGTAAAATCCACACCCACGCCTAGCGGCTACTTGCCCCCTTGTGACCCCTCCATTTTAGACATTGTTCCCAAGGCTTAACGTTTTTTAATGTCTGGCACCCGTAGCCCCTTACTCGCCAACCACTCCGGATTAAACAGCCGCGATTGATAGCGCGAACCCCCATCACAGAGCACCGTAACAATCGTGTAACCAGGACCGAGTTCCTTGGCAAGGCGTACCGCTGCTCCCACATTAATGCCTACGGAGCCACCCATAAAGAGGCCATCGTAGTACAGCAGTTGATAAATAATCTCAAGGCACTCTTGATCCTCAATTTGAATCGCATCATCAATGGGGGCGCCTGCCAAGTTGGCGGTAATGCGGCTATTGCCGATGCCTTCAGTAATGGAACTGCCCGTACTGCTGAGGACACCCGTTTTGGCGTAGCTGTAGATGGCACTGCCCATGGGATCGGCAATCACAGTCCGAATCGCGGGATTTTTTTCCTTGAGGTACATCGCCACCCCCGCATAAGTGCCCCCCGTACCCGTTGCCGCTACCCACGCATCGATCCGACCATCGGTCTGCTGCCAAATTTCAGGTCCAGTGGTTTCGTAGTGAGCTTGGCGATTGGCAAGGTTATCAAACTGGTTCGCCCAGATAGCATTCTCCATTTCCGCAGCAATCCGCCCGGAGAGCTTCACATAGTTATTCGGGTCTTTGTAGGGAACGGCGGGAACCGGGCGCACTTCGGCTCCAAGGGTGCGCAACAGGTCAATTTTTTCTTGGGATTGAGTATCGGGAATCACAATCAGGCACTTGTAGCCTTTGGCATTGCAGATGTGGGCTAGGCCAATGCCCGTATTTCCTGCCGTGCCTTCGACGACTGTACCGCCGGGTTTGAGCAGGCCTTTTTTTTCAGCATCTTCAATAATGTAGAGGGCGGCTCGATCCTTAACAGAGCCACCGGGGTTGAGAAACTCCGCTTTACCCAGAATCTCACAGCCGGTGAGGTCACTAAAGTAGTTGAGGCGAATCAGCGGCGTCTGCCCGACGGTGCCCACAAAACCCTGTTTAATATCCATGCCGTCGTTGTTTCAATCACTGTATCTCTTTTATGGTAAAGGGGTTTGCCGCCAGAATTCCCTTGAGGCAGCGCGATCGCGAAGCGTGCTTTTGGCATTCGCCTTTGCTATGATTAGGGATCCGTGGAGAGGTGGCAGAGTGGTTGAATGCGCTTGACTCGAAATCAAGTTTAGGGTAACACCTAACGGGGGTTCGAATCCCCCCCTCTCCGTTCAAGTGACCAGTAGGTCTGTCTGTGAGTTAAACCTGCAATACACCATTGGATGCCCACGAACGAGGCTCTGCTGAAAATGTCGCACTTAATTCGCCTACAGGTTTCTAACTCACAAGCCCTCTATTGCAATATTTGAATGAAATTTTTATCTAATCTCCTCAAAGTTTTATGCTGGATTTTTTGTTAATTACGAGTTTGAGCTTGAGGTGATGAAACCGGTGTTGATGCAGGTTGCTGTTGTGTTTGGCAGTAGCTAAATCGCTGCAAAATATAAGGTAACAGAGGATTTTCACCTCTAATGTATACATTGATATTTTGGAGACCAGAAGTAGGAATAATGTGTGAAAGGAAGGGTATATGCCCCTCTGGTGCAACAGAACTGTAGGTAATTTGATTAAGCTCTTTATCACCAATAGTAGTCATACTTATGGGCGTTTGCCAATCTAGTTTTTGTTTGAATTCTATGAATGCATCTTTTACATTCTTCCTAGTAGATGCAATTTGCTGCCAAATTTTTGCTTGTGTACCAAAGCTAAAGCGACCATTAGAGTATTGTTGCCATAGGTCGTTAATAGCCAACAAAGGACTACAAGGAATCTGTTCAGCAGCTAAGACGCTTGGGTCTCCCTTCATTAGGTCATAAATCATTTTATTGGTCAGTTCATTGGCAGTGCTGTACTGCTGTGATTGAAGTGCTGCTTGCAAAGGCTGTAAGTCAATTGTAGGCGCTTCAGACTGAGTTACCACTGGCTCCGTAGTCGTGGCTGCTGGGCTGAGACTAGAACTCGGATAAGGACTACTCGCTGTTGGGGAAGCTGGCGATGGAGAATAGGGGGGTGATTCTTCTTGAATAGAAGGTGCTGAGTTGATCGAGTCTTGAGCAGTGTTCTGAGGATTTTGATTCCCGCGATTTGTGAGCAAAGATTGAACAAACAGCGTTCCAGTAATCCCTACTCCTATACTGACTCCCATGAGCATGACTAAACCTGCAAGTATCCATTTCCATTTTTGGGGTTGCTGAGGTTGCGCAGTGTACTGTACCCCTGATGGATAAGATGAAGCCATGACTTGGCTGTCTGTGACTGTAGGCGTATTCCAAGATTGACTTGTTCTATTCGTTGCATTCACTTGACTCTGAGGCTCCACATGCGTAGTTCCTTGAGAAATTGGAGAAGTCAGTAAAGTAGTGGCACGATGCAAAGTTGCTTGAGAGGAATCTAGGGCTTCAAGTGCTCTTAGGGCTTCTGTAGCATTTTGATAGCGATCGCGGAAGTTATAGCAAATCATTTTATTCAAAACATTTGCAAAGGCGTCAGAAACATGGACTTTCTGTTGCCACAAAATCTCATGGGTATATTCATCTCGCAAATTGCCTAGTTCTAAAATACTCATTCCCGTCAAAGCTTCAATGCCAATCATGCCGACAGCATGGATGTCGCTACTGAGTCTGGGTTGTCCCATCATTTGTTCAGGGGCAGAGTAACCATGCGTGCCAATTACAACTGTAGGATTGACAGCAAAACCCTGCTGGTTAGAGGCTGCTTCTGGGGATTGAATAACTTCCTTTACTG contains these protein-coding regions:
- a CDS encoding M48 family metallopeptidase translates to MWILRETAAVKKQRWFLLFASLVCGVAIALHPVAVQAQNLWQRLLLQGIQVIQLSNISPRQEVALGQQIHEQMLRQGMRLVRNPAAQNYVNSIGERLVSVGERRGLPYHFHIIQDRQVNAYATMGGFVYVTTGLMLKAENEAELASVIAHEIGHIDQRHVIRQLQQMAIAQGLMTAAGLDRDRGLQMAMELAFRRPRSREQELEADRYGLGLLARSNYDPRAMVTFLQKLQRGGGAPPTILSTHPAPRDRQLIAENLIRSGFSNECVVAPQPFCGTDTLAYQQRLRSF
- a CDS encoding DUF1345 domain-containing protein, which gives rise to MNRLSQWISQMRLGMRIFLAVLAGVVALGVTVDWLSVGQRWMLGWDVGVSTYLVLLLQMMVSANSLATEGRSRVGEPNALTILVIVVLTAIASMIATALILAYGKTPNNPQLSLDVGLATWAVLAAWFLTHTSFALQYARYSYSVAFADWCCFTQWFPSSSTVSLSAW
- the cobT gene encoding nicotinate mononucleotide-dependent phosphoribosyltransferase CobT, which produces MIGIATGESIARSWGDRRLRRVHQEHPRPALVCVLGFTETALIPGISAAGQTPSDRRITALADGEFLLRGIQPHYHYPLPPLTAGASPALISRALLEALALPLYVFDAGLPLPRLPEMIDLGGAPARCLTTGQAMTPQMVAHLWQQGWSWGAKLSSQYPWLIIAECVVAGTTTALALCESLGIVARDCVGSSHRQSNHAQKWQLVQQGLAHLPADADPLTCVAAIGDPMQVVVAAMALRASQTCGVLLAGGSQMMAVYAFARAIAQWRQLPWCSEQIVVGTTRWLLADRTAPIQRLAERVQCPLIYTQLDFTPSRHPALRAYEQGFVKEGVGAGGCAIAAHLLTGWSNSEIVNIIDRLADRAQTSGGSLMAN
- a CDS encoding cysteine synthase A, whose product is MDIKQGFVGTVGQTPLIRLNYFSDLTGCEILGKAEFLNPGGSVKDRAALYIIEDAEKKGLLKPGGTVVEGTAGNTGIGLAHICNAKGYKCLIVIPDTQSQEKIDLLRTLGAEVRPVPAVPYKDPNNYVKLSGRIAAEMENAIWANQFDNLANRQAHYETTGPEIWQQTDGRIDAWVAATGTGGTYAGVAMYLKEKNPAIRTVIADPMGSAIYSYAKTGVLSSTGSSITEGIGNSRITANLAGAPIDDAIQIEDQECLEIIYQLLYYDGLFMGGSVGINVGAAVRLAKELGPGYTIVTVLCDGGSRYQSRLFNPEWLASKGLRVPDIKKR
- a CDS encoding phycocyanobilin:ferredoxin oxidoreductase, with product MSVRQHQHPLIQRLADHIEEIWQAFLPLAPYTLPEDLGYVEGKLEGERLTIENHCYQAPPFRKLHLELARVGESLDILHCVMFPEPRYDLPMFGCDLVGGRGQISAAIVDLSPVTGQLPAAYTSALNALPKVTFSQPRELPPWGHIFSPFCIFIRPQGETEEQQFLDCIGEYLTLHCQLSQQALPTDQPEAVIAGQRQYCHQQQQNDKTRRVLEKAFGAAWAERYMTTVLFDLPPAA
- a CDS encoding serine/threonine-protein kinase, producing the protein MATAHAAQTSRYRLVDLAGQGQYGQVYLAVNRESGELVAIKVLNERQLLTRGFLRELNFLLTLQHPHVVGCQAIDYIRLPASSQTSRSLVMDYCAGGTLRSLLDQEQVLPLTTALRITLDILSALAYAHHRGILHCDLKPENILLEVTTTGWQAKVSDFGVARLIEDVKGSGQTGSPAYMAPERFYGQTMPASDLYAVGILTYEMIVGDRPFHGTPAELMTAHLSRPYTLPEGLPFLVRSILTKALDKLPQRRYKSAAEMAMAVQLALEVTEAERSEQLLLFSKSPAAVWLGEPQGYTLPILPQQVASATATFYGILGDRLWAWQAVNSHPEVMGQWPLPPLPLQLYGGESSAWLQINVLPPQLCWIHDQLIPLGCRLRSTLNRLAIDATGYWCAETQIDSAAAELQLHVQLLNGQGQRTLRCGWQGRAFVDTLLLNRRYGLVISRSQHPEAEQPITHFQLFDRRGHWRLYTQLPAHLTLFTPAHHQPWQLAAFEDHPQQPLLMLLHLRPWRIQRLGLRFRPQFLCATPWGYVVAGRHSLNLVTHSGEIVGTAESEQEIYGLGFTGDRHLWLIRQHQGKHILQTWDITTWEINLVL
- the pgeF gene encoding peptidoglycan editing factor PgeF — its product is MWHWQTTDLGRFLTCNLLQGFSHGFFTRDWQGQELNTLTAALGTTATPLRTQQVHGDRVALAADVLASDERLEADALVATGPDQALWVCSADCVPLLIADGASGRVAAIHAGWRGTAVEVTKATLKQMQALGSDLANLRIAMGPAIRGEVYQVGLNVARALGQTILEGVTDTTEREELYERLAALDPAVVFLDPDPERLRLDVARVNRLQLLQLGLRDEQIALCPHCTFRDAEFFFSYRRERLKQVQWSGIVSRLA
- a CDS encoding metal-binding protein; this encodes MKQPQILKITRKAASLKKQKQQATPAEVDVTATPVSVDPFLEGSTGDRDSAEGRQHWWSERWIGVLESFGWRRRLERARNYVREGRVLTLEFKGNQVHAQVQGTAPDPYHVKLHLDAFSEEQWQYAIDGMAQKAFYAAKLLAGEMPPSIEEVFTQAGLSLFPFTKFDIHSRCNCPDPVNPCKHIGAVYYLLGQYFNDDPFLLFQLRGKTKEEILQRLRHYRATATTPSIVPTPPPLYEPPKTDALFCQYRQPLPPDLVVLVPSGQPAAVLSVLPPFPHEVPSEVVQLMATLEQMYSSASLAACQLAMSEPPEV
- the shc gene encoding squalene--hopene cyclase — translated: MQTQLAAAIDPKQLQQAIRASQDFLFSQQYAEGYWWAELESNVTMTAEVILLHKIWGTEQRLPLAKAEQYLRNHQRDHGGWELFYGDGGDLSTSVEAYMGLRLLGVPADDPALMQARQFILARGGISKTRIFTKLHLALIGCYDWRGIPSLPPWIMLLPEGSPFTIYEMSSWARSSTVPLLIVMDRKPVYAMDPPITLDELYAEGRANVVWELPRQGDWSDVFIGLDQVFKFLEAFNINPLREQGLKAAEEWVLERQEASGDWGGIIPAMLNSLLALRVLDYAVDDPIVQRGMAAVDRFAIETETEYRVQPCVSPVWDTALVMRAMVDSGIASDHPALVKAGEWLLSKQILDYGDWHVKNKKGQPGGWAFEFENRFYPDVDDTAVVVMALHAVRLPDENLKRRAIERAVAWIASMQCRPGGWAAFDVDNDQDWLNAIPYGDLKAMIDPNTADVTARVLEMVGRCQLPFDSGALDRALAYLRNEQEPEGCWFGRWGVNYIYGTSGVLAALSLVAPRYDRWRIRRAADWLVQCQNADGGWGETCWSYNDPSLKGKGDSTASQTAWALIGLLAAGDATGDYATEAIEKGVAYLLQTQRPDGTWHEDYFTGTGFPCHFYLKYHYYQQHFPLTALGRYARWRQLLAN